One segment of Capnocytophaga sp. oral taxon 878 DNA contains the following:
- the nhaD gene encoding sodium:proton antiporter NhaD: protein MEAAWIIAIFFIGYFCITTEHQIKVDKTISALAMAVVCWTLLKVFNLDVVEVVKGVLVPVNPADNPTAIDQALQHHLAETAEILFFLIGAMTIVEVIDMHRGFEIIKRFIRTRSKTKLLWIMSIIAFFLSAIIDNLTTTIILITILRKLIPDHKERIWYASIVVIAANAGGAWSPIGDVTTTMLWVKNKVSAAKLVEYVLIPAIVCLVVPLVIATFLPVFRGKVDSPESGKGLIYKSSMPVLIIGIISIIFVPIFKSLTHLPPYMGMLFALATMWLVSEKMKPTSELNEEEHETFGIHRALGRIEFSSILFFLGILLAVASLQTIGTLFNFAQTLNQTIPSENVVVLLLGIASAVIDNVPLVAASMGMFQEGLDAGIWHFIAYAAGTGGSLLIIGSAAGVVAMGMEKISFFWYAKNILWMALLGFILGYLTLVTFEALHLFG, encoded by the coding sequence ATGGAAGCAGCGTGGATTATAGCTATTTTCTTTATAGGCTATTTTTGTATTACTACTGAACACCAAATAAAAGTTGATAAAACAATTTCAGCTTTAGCTATGGCAGTAGTGTGCTGGACACTCTTAAAAGTGTTTAATCTTGATGTAGTCGAGGTTGTAAAAGGAGTATTGGTACCTGTAAATCCAGCCGATAACCCTACGGCTATTGATCAAGCCCTACAACATCATTTGGCTGAAACAGCCGAAATCTTATTCTTCTTAATCGGTGCAATGACCATTGTTGAAGTGATTGATATGCACCGAGGTTTTGAGATTATCAAACGATTTATCCGAACACGTAGTAAAACAAAACTCTTGTGGATAATGAGTATTATTGCTTTCTTCCTTTCAGCAATTATTGATAACCTTACTACTACCATTATTCTAATTACTATCTTGCGCAAGCTAATACCCGACCACAAAGAGCGTATTTGGTATGCCTCAATAGTTGTTATAGCTGCCAATGCTGGTGGTGCGTGGTCTCCTATAGGTGACGTTACTACTACTATGTTATGGGTGAAAAACAAAGTAAGTGCTGCTAAATTGGTAGAATATGTATTAATTCCTGCAATAGTATGTTTAGTAGTGCCTTTAGTTATTGCTACATTCTTACCTGTATTTAGAGGAAAAGTAGATAGCCCTGAAAGTGGTAAAGGACTTATTTATAAAAGTAGTATGCCAGTGCTTATTATTGGTATTATATCCATTATATTTGTTCCTATTTTTAAATCATTAACACATTTGCCTCCATATATGGGGATGCTATTTGCGTTAGCTACAATGTGGCTTGTTTCAGAAAAAATGAAACCTACAAGTGAACTTAATGAAGAAGAACACGAAACATTTGGTATACATCGTGCTTTAGGGCGTATTGAGTTTTCAAGTATCTTATTTTTCTTAGGTATTTTATTGGCAGTAGCATCATTACAAACCATAGGTACTTTGTTTAACTTTGCTCAAACACTTAACCAAACTATCCCAAGTGAAAATGTAGTGGTATTGTTGTTAGGTATAGCTTCTGCAGTAATTGATAACGTTCCTTTGGTGGCTGCAAGTATGGGTATGTTCCAAGAAGGATTGGATGCTGGTATTTGGCATTTCATAGCCTATGCAGCAGGTACCGGTGGTAGCTTGCTTATCATTGGTTCGGCAGCGGGTGTTGTAGCTATGGGTATGGAGAAAATTAGCTTTTTCTGGTATGCTAAAAATATACTATGGATGGCATTGTTAGGCTTTATTTTAGGTTATCTTACTTTGGTAACTTTTGAAGCTTTACACCTTTTTGGATAA
- the recJ gene encoding single-stranded-DNA-specific exonuclease RecJ gives MNYLWDFKPLPPQDIVTRLQQELNIEQPLATLLAQRGITNYDQAKQFFRPSLSHLHPPFLMKGMNTAVQRIAQALSQKEKILIYGDYDVDGTSAVSLVYRYFSSFTTQLLTYIPDRYTEGYGISFQGIDYAHAQGCTLIIALDCGIKAIDKVQYATAKGIDFIIADHHRPGEVVPSAIAVLNPQQPDCPYPYKELCGCGIGFKLVQAYQEFLGLPFDEIIPLMDLVAVATAADIVPMDGENRTLMYFGLQVINTQPSAGVKAIFAKHKGSITVTDVVFTAAPRINAAGRIEHGNYAVALLTETDQAKAILKAKEIDTLNAHRKELDTSMAAEALAQIEANAEQDRYTSVVFNEYWHKGVIGIVASRLIEHYYRPTLVFTKSGDKYAASARSVVGFDIYEALEQCSDYLEQFGGHKYAAGLTLLPQQYPLFKEAFEKVVAQSLPQDSRLPKLTADIPLPLSMLSDKFYRILKQFEPFGPNNLPPFFYAENVVDTGFAKPIGKDFSHLKLNVREVGGKQLFAAVAFKLAHKLPILQQGQPFKIIYSLEENYWNGKVSLQLQIRDISL, from the coding sequence ATGAATTATCTCTGGGACTTTAAACCTCTACCACCACAGGATATTGTAACTCGTTTACAACAAGAACTTAATATAGAGCAGCCCCTTGCTACCCTCTTAGCACAGCGGGGCATTACAAACTATGATCAGGCAAAACAATTCTTCCGCCCTAGCCTAAGTCATCTACATCCTCCCTTCCTTATGAAGGGAATGAACACTGCGGTACAACGCATAGCACAAGCTCTTTCCCAAAAAGAAAAAATCCTCATTTATGGAGATTATGATGTAGATGGTACCAGTGCCGTGTCTCTTGTTTACCGCTATTTCAGTTCCTTCACTACCCAGCTCCTTACCTATATCCCCGATCGTTATACCGAAGGTTATGGCATTTCTTTTCAGGGGATAGACTACGCCCACGCACAAGGCTGTACCCTTATTATTGCCTTAGATTGTGGTATCAAAGCTATCGATAAAGTACAATACGCTACAGCCAAAGGCATTGATTTTATCATTGCCGATCATCACCGCCCCGGTGAGGTAGTACCCAGCGCCATCGCTGTACTTAACCCCCAGCAGCCCGATTGCCCTTACCCTTATAAAGAGCTTTGTGGCTGTGGCATAGGCTTTAAATTGGTACAGGCTTATCAAGAGTTTTTAGGTTTGCCCTTTGATGAAATCATACCTTTAATGGATTTGGTAGCAGTAGCTACTGCTGCCGATATAGTACCTATGGATGGCGAAAACCGCACCCTAATGTATTTCGGCTTGCAGGTCATTAATACCCAGCCCTCAGCAGGGGTTAAAGCTATTTTTGCCAAGCATAAAGGCTCTATAACCGTAACCGATGTGGTATTTACAGCCGCCCCACGTATCAATGCTGCTGGCCGTATTGAGCACGGTAATTATGCCGTTGCTTTACTCACCGAAACCGATCAGGCAAAAGCCATTCTAAAAGCTAAGGAAATAGATACTCTTAATGCACACCGCAAAGAGTTAGATACCTCTATGGCTGCCGAAGCTTTAGCTCAAATAGAAGCCAATGCAGAGCAAGATCGCTATACCTCAGTTGTATTTAATGAGTATTGGCACAAAGGGGTCATAGGTATTGTCGCCTCTCGCCTTATCGAGCATTATTACCGCCCCACATTGGTATTTACCAAAAGTGGTGATAAGTACGCTGCTTCAGCTCGTTCTGTTGTAGGATTTGATATTTATGAGGCTTTAGAACAGTGTAGTGATTATTTAGAACAGTTTGGCGGACACAAATATGCTGCTGGGCTCACCCTTCTTCCTCAGCAGTATCCTCTTTTTAAAGAAGCTTTTGAAAAGGTAGTAGCACAATCTCTTCCTCAAGATAGTCGCCTGCCCAAGCTCACCGCCGATATTCCTCTGCCTTTAAGTATGCTAAGTGATAAATTCTATCGCATATTAAAGCAGTTTGAACCCTTTGGTCCTAATAACTTACCACCGTTTTTCTATGCCGAAAATGTAGTAGATACCGGCTTTGCCAAACCTATAGGTAAAGATTTTAGCCATCTTAAGTTAAATGTACGCGAAGTAGGAGGGAAGCAACTCTTTGCAGCTGTAGCCTTTAAATTAGCCCATAAGTTACCCATTCTACAACAAGGGCAACCTTTTAAAATAATATATTCATTAGAAGAAAATTACTGGAATGGCAAGGTCTCTCTACAACTGCAAATAAGAGATATCAGTCTCTAA
- a CDS encoding geranylgeranylglycerol-phosphate geranylgeranyltransferase — MVCIAQYLAAIFVLSGLGWREVITDTSLFMLVLAGALAIAGGYIINGFYDQEKDLINKPLKTMIDLLVSQHTRLTLYFLLNFLSVIVASYVSFRAVLFFSLYIFGIWLYSHRIKKIVIWGNLTSAGLAIIPFFAVFVYYRNFDHSIFCHAMLIYLLILIKDFVKDLQNIKGDLVHNYPTIPVVYGELYSKRLITLAVLLSYLPSYLLLAYFNIGKLYYFLFFMLVYLVVFLALLWKATTQRRYALLYNMMKFILVAGVLATANY; from the coding sequence ATGGTATGTATAGCCCAATATTTAGCGGCTATCTTTGTGCTTTCAGGACTCGGTTGGCGCGAAGTAATTACTGATACTTCTTTGTTTATGTTAGTGCTAGCTGGGGCTTTGGCAATAGCAGGAGGATATATAATCAATGGCTTTTATGACCAAGAAAAGGATCTCATCAATAAGCCCCTAAAAACAATGATTGATCTGCTAGTGAGTCAGCACACACGGCTTACACTTTATTTCCTTCTGAACTTTTTATCAGTAATTGTTGCAAGTTATGTCTCTTTTAGGGCAGTACTCTTCTTCTCCTTGTATATTTTTGGGATATGGCTGTATTCACATCGTATCAAGAAAATAGTAATATGGGGCAATCTTACATCTGCAGGCTTGGCTATCATTCCCTTTTTTGCAGTATTTGTTTATTATCGTAATTTTGATCATAGTATCTTTTGCCATGCTATGCTCATATACTTGCTTATTCTCATCAAAGATTTTGTAAAAGACCTTCAAAATATTAAAGGCGACTTAGTTCATAACTACCCTACCATACCAGTAGTCTATGGCGAACTATATTCCAAAAGGCTCATTACCTTAGCAGTATTGCTCAGCTATCTTCCTTCATATCTCTTACTTGCTTATTTTAATATAGGAAAGTTGTATTATTTCTTGTTTTTTATGCTTGTTTATTTAGTAGTGTTTTTAGCGTTGCTCTGGAAGGCTACTACCCAGCGCCGCTATGCCCTACTTTACAATATGATGAAGTTTATATTAGTAGCAGGAGTATTGGCTACAGCTAATTATTAA
- a CDS encoding DUF3108 domain-containing protein, translating into MKQLKKLLLLTLTTLFATPIIAQTTDDNLPFKNGEWLRFKVKYGIFNASTATMQLVEEMYNGEKVYHAIGKGSTTGLARVFFRVDDIYESYFGITDGKPRLFVRNIYEGGYTKHLKMYFNHSDNKVKIHNIENGAITEINFQPGLHDVISAFYALRHYPDIDNLKTGDQITLDMIFDDDEIYKFKLKLLGRESLKTNFGTVNTIKFCPLVQDGRVFKEEESITMWITDDKNKIPVKLRAALRVGSLVAELDGFNFLKHETKLKK; encoded by the coding sequence ATGAAACAATTAAAAAAACTCTTACTCTTAACCTTAACCACCCTGTTCGCTACCCCTATAATAGCACAAACTACCGATGATAATTTGCCATTCAAAAATGGCGAATGGCTTCGTTTTAAAGTAAAATACGGTATCTTTAACGCAAGTACCGCCACTATGCAGCTGGTCGAAGAAATGTATAATGGCGAAAAAGTATATCACGCCATAGGCAAAGGCTCTACCACAGGTTTAGCTCGTGTCTTCTTCCGTGTCGATGATATTTATGAAAGCTATTTTGGCATTACCGATGGTAAGCCTCGCCTTTTTGTGCGCAATATATACGAAGGCGGCTACACCAAGCACCTCAAAATGTACTTTAATCACTCCGATAACAAAGTCAAAATACACAACATCGAGAATGGCGCCATTACCGAAATTAACTTTCAACCTGGTTTGCATGACGTCATATCAGCTTTCTACGCCCTCCGTCACTATCCCGATATCGATAACCTAAAAACAGGCGACCAGATAACTCTTGATATGATATTTGATGACGACGAAATATACAAATTCAAACTCAAATTATTAGGCCGCGAAAGCCTCAAAACAAACTTCGGTACAGTCAATACAATAAAATTTTGCCCACTAGTACAAGATGGTCGCGTATTCAAGGAAGAAGAAAGCATCACAATGTGGATTACCGATGATAAGAACAAAATCCCAGTAAAATTAAGGGCTGCACTACGCGTAGGCTCCTTAGTAGCCGAACTTGATGGATTTAATTTTTTAAAGCACGAAACTAAATTAAAAAAATAA
- a CDS encoding lytic transglycosylase domain-containing protein, whose amino-acid sequence MKLVKYTFSTITCYLMSAFVLNAQNTSNNNTQKDTINKTNITTSIQRTEGLNRLNDNPNAKKYDEKWLKELSNSDLFYQMSEDVAASPTNVDYNELPTELLKERLEKLNQKTPFNVEYNPVLEQVIKSFLKNRRSSLERLMSLSDYYFPMFEQEMSNQKIPLEIKYLAIIESALNPKARSHAGATGLWQFMYTTGKSYGLEVNNYVDERSDPIRATKAAAKYLKELYQIFGDWDLVLAAYNSGPGNVTKAIRRSNGKTNYWNLRPYLPKETAGYVPAFLATLYIFEYAKEHGFKPQRRANHLFETDTIRVKQAVPFKNIAEITGMDVQEIQFFNPSYQLDVVPYVEGRNYALRLPISEIGKFVANEQTIYSYLSEENSKREKPLPEVLKGDVGKGKKVTYTVKKGDNLGKIATRHGVSVSNIKRWNRMRNNSVRVGQRLTIYK is encoded by the coding sequence ATGAAATTAGTAAAATATACCTTCAGCACTATTACTTGTTATCTAATGAGTGCTTTTGTCCTCAATGCTCAAAATACATCCAATAACAACACCCAAAAAGATACTATTAACAAAACCAATATTACTACATCTATCCAAAGAACAGAAGGACTTAATAGGCTTAATGATAATCCCAATGCTAAAAAATATGATGAAAAATGGCTAAAAGAACTTTCTAATTCCGATCTCTTTTATCAAATGAGTGAAGATGTAGCAGCTTCCCCTACCAATGTCGATTATAATGAGCTTCCTACCGAACTTCTCAAAGAACGCCTTGAAAAGCTAAACCAAAAAACTCCTTTCAATGTAGAGTATAATCCTGTTTTAGAGCAGGTGATTAAGTCATTTCTCAAAAATCGCCGTTCATCTTTAGAGCGTCTAATGAGCTTGAGTGATTACTACTTCCCTATGTTCGAGCAGGAAATGAGTAACCAAAAAATCCCTTTAGAAATTAAATACCTCGCTATTATTGAGTCTGCATTGAATCCTAAAGCCCGTTCACATGCAGGAGCTACAGGCTTGTGGCAATTTATGTATACTACTGGTAAAAGTTATGGTTTAGAGGTGAATAACTATGTCGATGAACGCAGTGATCCTATTCGTGCTACTAAGGCAGCAGCTAAATATCTAAAAGAATTATACCAAATATTTGGCGATTGGGATTTGGTTTTAGCAGCTTATAACTCTGGTCCTGGTAACGTAACCAAGGCTATACGCCGTTCTAATGGTAAAACCAATTACTGGAACTTGCGCCCCTACCTTCCCAAAGAAACAGCAGGTTATGTACCTGCCTTCTTAGCTACCCTCTATATTTTTGAATATGCCAAAGAACACGGCTTTAAACCACAACGTCGGGCGAACCATTTATTCGAAACTGATACCATAAGGGTAAAACAAGCAGTGCCATTTAAGAATATAGCCGAAATTACAGGTATGGATGTGCAAGAAATACAATTCTTTAACCCTTCATACCAGCTTGATGTAGTACCCTATGTTGAGGGGCGTAACTATGCCTTGCGCTTGCCCATTTCCGAAATTGGCAAGTTTGTAGCCAATGAACAAACTATTTATAGTTATCTTAGTGAAGAAAACTCTAAAAGAGAAAAACCACTTCCTGAAGTACTAAAAGGCGATGTAGGGAAAGGCAAAAAAGTTACCTATACAGTTAAAAAAGGAGATAACTTAGGTAAAATAGCTACCCGTCATGGGGTAAGTGTATCAAATATAAAGCGTTGGAATCGTATGCGCAATAATAGCGTAAGGGTAGGCCAGCGTCTCACTATTTACAAATAA
- a CDS encoding HU family DNA-binding protein: MTKAEIVARISDKLGIDRSDVQQTVETFMEEVIKSLESGNNVYLRGFGSFVVKKRAEKTGRNISQNTTIIIPAHNIPAFKPAQQFVDAVKDNVKVN, translated from the coding sequence ATGACAAAAGCAGAAATTGTAGCGAGAATTTCCGACAAATTAGGGATTGACAGGAGCGATGTGCAGCAAACGGTTGAAACTTTTATGGAGGAGGTTATTAAATCTTTAGAGAGCGGCAATAATGTGTATTTGCGCGGATTTGGTAGTTTTGTAGTAAAAAAGAGAGCAGAAAAGACAGGACGTAATATTTCTCAAAACACTACAATAATTATTCCGGCACATAATATTCCGGCTTTCAAGCCCGCACAACAGTTTGTTGATGCCGTAAAAGACAACGTAAAAGTAAATTAA
- a CDS encoding uroporphyrinogen-III synthase, with protein MKTILSTKILTEKQKEILNGRAVRLIEHNFIDIELLDFKLISDYNLLIFTSKNGVLSALQHPEVATLKQVPVICVGENTCRLLESNNFRVLHWTPYATELIDYMKGNLVDYQSMCIAFIAGSSRLDTLPVFFKEKDLIVDELTAYQTLLTPITIGEKIEGILFFSPSGVESYCLTNTAKNETIYCIGTTTAKAAARYWQRIILADTPTIKSVLQAVIRD; from the coding sequence TTGAAGACAATACTTTCAACAAAAATATTAACCGAAAAACAAAAAGAAATACTCAATGGGCGAGCTGTGCGCCTTATTGAGCATAATTTTATTGACATTGAACTACTGGACTTTAAACTTATTTCGGACTATAACTTACTTATATTTACCAGTAAGAATGGTGTGCTAAGTGCATTACAACATCCTGAGGTTGCTACCTTAAAACAAGTACCTGTAATTTGTGTAGGTGAAAATACTTGTAGGCTGCTAGAATCTAATAATTTTAGGGTGTTACATTGGACTCCTTATGCTACTGAATTAATAGATTATATGAAAGGAAACTTGGTAGATTACCAAAGTATGTGTATTGCTTTTATAGCAGGCTCATCAAGGCTGGATACCTTACCTGTTTTTTTTAAAGAAAAGGATTTAATAGTTGATGAACTGACTGCGTACCAAACGCTGCTTACCCCTATAACAATAGGAGAGAAGATAGAGGGGATATTATTTTTTAGCCCATCGGGGGTGGAGAGTTATTGCCTTACTAATACTGCTAAAAATGAAACTATTTACTGCATAGGCACTACCACAGCTAAGGCAGCTGCACGCTATTGGCAGAGGATTATCCTTGCTGATACACCTACTATCAAAAGTGTACTACAAGCTGTAATTAGAGACTGA
- a CDS encoding ribonuclease E/G produces MEKELIIRSGSSYVDFALLRDGRLIELHKEEDSNGLGVGDIMLAKVRKPIQGLNAAFVNVGYEKDAFLHYHDLGPQLASLLKFIKWVISGKLKDFSLKDFPLEPDIDKNGSVADTLKPNQPILVQIVKEPISTKGPRISSELSIAGRYLVLVPFSDRISISQKIEGKAEKERLRKLLQGIKPKGFGVIVRTVAEGKKVAELDKDLQWLFNRWVLMCKKIQKAVYPSKVMSEVNRTGAILRDLFNDSFTGIHVDNEQLYNQIVKYVQEIAPEKENIVKLYRSSVPIFEKFHIERQIKTAFGRTVSMPKGAYLVIEHTEALHVIDVNSGNHSNKNNDQETTALSVNLIAATEIARQLRLRDMGGIIVVDFIDMGSSENRRILFDHLRDEMAEDRAKHKILPPSKFGLIQITRQRVRQELNIKTKEENPSKEGEIEAPIVLIDKINIELESIIKEEAYTGRIVLNAHPFIAAYITKGWLSIRFKWFLKYKRWIKVLPRDAYRYLEYRFKTNEGTPL; encoded by the coding sequence GTGGAAAAAGAATTAATTATTCGTTCTGGCTCCTCTTACGTAGATTTTGCTTTGCTTAGAGATGGTAGGCTTATTGAGCTTCATAAAGAAGAAGACAGCAATGGACTGGGTGTAGGTGATATAATGCTTGCGAAAGTGCGCAAACCTATACAAGGCTTAAATGCTGCTTTTGTGAATGTGGGATATGAGAAGGATGCATTCCTACACTATCACGACTTAGGCCCTCAATTAGCTTCTCTGCTTAAATTCATTAAATGGGTAATTTCGGGGAAGTTAAAGGATTTTTCATTAAAAGATTTTCCTTTAGAGCCGGATATTGATAAGAATGGTTCGGTGGCTGATACATTGAAGCCTAATCAGCCTATTTTGGTGCAGATAGTTAAAGAGCCTATTTCGACTAAGGGTCCGCGTATTAGTTCGGAACTATCTATTGCGGGTCGTTATTTGGTGCTTGTACCATTTTCTGATCGTATATCGATATCGCAGAAGATAGAGGGGAAAGCGGAAAAGGAGCGCCTGCGTAAGCTTTTGCAAGGCATAAAGCCTAAAGGATTTGGTGTAATAGTTCGGACTGTAGCTGAAGGTAAAAAAGTAGCGGAACTAGACAAGGATTTGCAATGGCTGTTTAACCGTTGGGTTTTGATGTGTAAGAAGATTCAGAAGGCAGTATACCCCTCAAAAGTAATGAGTGAGGTAAACCGTACAGGAGCTATACTTCGGGACTTATTCAATGACTCATTCACAGGGATACATGTAGATAATGAGCAGCTTTACAATCAGATAGTAAAGTATGTACAGGAGATTGCACCTGAAAAAGAGAATATAGTGAAGTTATACCGTTCATCGGTGCCTATATTTGAGAAGTTTCATATAGAAAGACAAATAAAAACAGCCTTTGGCAGGACTGTTTCAATGCCTAAAGGAGCTTATCTGGTAATCGAACACACTGAGGCCTTACACGTAATAGACGTAAATAGCGGAAATCACTCCAATAAAAACAATGACCAAGAGACTACTGCCTTATCAGTAAACCTTATTGCTGCTACTGAAATAGCGCGCCAGTTGCGCCTACGTGATATGGGGGGTATTATTGTAGTTGATTTCATTGATATGGGAAGTAGCGAGAACCGCCGGATTTTATTTGACCATCTGAGAGATGAGATGGCTGAAGACCGCGCTAAACACAAGATACTTCCGCCAAGCAAATTTGGACTGATACAGATTACTAGGCAAAGAGTGCGCCAAGAGCTAAACATCAAGACCAAAGAAGAGAACCCAAGTAAAGAGGGTGAAATTGAAGCTCCTATTGTTCTTATCGATAAGATAAACATTGAGCTTGAAAGCATTATTAAGGAGGAAGCCTATACTGGGCGCATTGTACTGAATGCGCACCCCTTTATAGCTGCTTATATTACTAAAGGATGGCTTTCAATTCGTTTTAAATGGTTTTTAAAGTATAAACGCTGGATAAAAGTGCTCCCAAGGGACGCTTATCGATACTTAGAGTACCGTTTTAAAACTAATGAAGGCACCCCTCTTTAA
- a CDS encoding tetratricopeptide repeat protein, translating into MKNLFLVLSLCLACSSYSQDANVRKLMKLAEKGDTQAQIELADAYFNGKGVKRSFQDAVTWLQKAAEAGDAQSQYQLATCYLEGKGVSKSDEAAVQWLEKAASAGIPAAQRQLALCYRDGRGVAQSNEKYFTWIEKNADNEKPEVQLDLAKAYYNADGVKKDISKARLWAEKAAKKGNAEAEYLLAWWNYQNNPNSNDALQSLLKIAEKGNENAQYTIAQAYLKGNGFQRSEETGIDWLEKSAAKGNSDAQYTLANYYFYGNSPLIGKSYKKAIDYYTKAAAKGNAAAQRQLSVCLYNGVGGTQSFRDAFNWISRSLNSESTPVAENNLGVCYATGNGTRTSAPQAIELFQKAADAGDAMAMYNLGAILLEEGQLDVKKSFEYLEKAAAKNNLLALKKLGDLYYSGKYTNQSEERAFEYYNKAAQQVPTPQNETLDYFFQQQDEAYSDVFYILSQCYANGKGVKKSVKDAEVWAIKAAELSNKNAFEWLLKKVDANDPKDPASPAVILTVADGLFYGKGSKKNNDKAFALYEKLAKQENTAAQKRLVEFYLDNKNPKKDLEKGIALQEKIAKKGDTETQLSLGKYYLTLVPDTTTPTTQRVQPKPQTATNTSTTTQPRRGEIAMQHRSAIKADVHPSEPKKGMKYINETKGVFWLQKAAEQNNADAQNELGNYYDAKQDFAQAINHYQKAAQRNLPAGQYNLGNCYYNGTGAERSYDRAADLYKQAAREGYAAAQYRLGHCYYHGEGIAQSDNRAADWFEQACDNGEQRGCEMLRVVTTKK; encoded by the coding sequence ATGAAAAACTTATTTTTAGTGCTTTCACTATGTTTGGCTTGTTCTTCCTATAGCCAAGATGCTAATGTGAGAAAATTAATGAAACTCGCCGAGAAAGGCGATACCCAAGCACAAATAGAATTAGCCGATGCTTATTTTAATGGTAAAGGTGTAAAGCGCTCATTCCAAGATGCTGTTACTTGGCTTCAAAAAGCAGCCGAAGCAGGAGATGCCCAATCTCAATACCAATTGGCTACCTGTTACCTCGAAGGTAAAGGTGTTTCTAAATCTGATGAAGCTGCTGTACAATGGCTTGAAAAAGCAGCCTCTGCAGGCATACCTGCAGCCCAACGCCAATTAGCTCTATGCTATCGTGATGGGCGCGGAGTTGCTCAGTCCAACGAAAAATACTTCACTTGGATTGAAAAAAATGCCGATAACGAAAAACCTGAAGTACAGTTAGATCTTGCCAAAGCCTATTACAATGCCGATGGCGTTAAAAAAGATATCTCTAAAGCCCGTTTATGGGCTGAAAAAGCAGCCAAAAAAGGCAATGCCGAAGCTGAATATCTATTAGCTTGGTGGAACTACCAAAATAATCCTAACAGTAACGATGCCCTACAAAGTCTCCTCAAAATCGCCGAAAAAGGCAATGAAAATGCACAATACACCATTGCCCAAGCCTACCTCAAAGGGAATGGTTTTCAGCGTTCAGAAGAAACTGGTATCGACTGGCTTGAAAAATCTGCTGCCAAAGGTAACTCCGATGCACAATACACCCTAGCCAACTACTATTTCTATGGCAATAGCCCTCTAATAGGCAAATCCTACAAAAAAGCAATTGATTATTATACCAAAGCAGCTGCCAAAGGCAATGCAGCAGCTCAACGTCAGTTGTCAGTATGTTTGTATAATGGAGTAGGAGGTACTCAGTCATTTCGTGATGCCTTTAACTGGATATCAAGGTCACTGAACTCAGAATCTACCCCTGTTGCCGAAAATAATTTAGGAGTGTGCTATGCTACCGGTAATGGTACTCGTACTTCTGCTCCACAAGCCATTGAGCTATTCCAAAAAGCTGCCGATGCTGGTGATGCTATGGCAATGTATAACTTAGGAGCTATCCTTTTAGAAGAAGGACAACTTGATGTTAAAAAAAGCTTTGAATACCTCGAAAAAGCAGCCGCTAAAAACAATTTATTGGCACTTAAAAAATTAGGTGATTTATATTACAGTGGTAAATATACTAACCAATCCGAAGAACGTGCTTTTGAATATTACAACAAAGCAGCACAACAAGTGCCAACACCTCAAAATGAAACTTTAGATTACTTTTTCCAACAGCAGGATGAAGCTTATAGTGATGTGTTCTATATCCTATCTCAGTGCTATGCCAATGGTAAAGGTGTAAAAAAATCAGTTAAAGATGCAGAGGTGTGGGCAATTAAAGCAGCCGAACTATCTAACAAAAACGCTTTTGAATGGTTGTTGAAAAAAGTAGATGCTAATGATCCTAAAGATCCTGCTTCTCCTGCTGTAATCCTTACAGTAGCCGATGGCTTGTTCTATGGCAAAGGTTCTAAAAAGAACAACGATAAGGCTTTTGCACTTTATGAAAAATTAGCTAAACAAGAGAATACAGCTGCTCAAAAACGCCTTGTTGAGTTCTATTTAGATAATAAAAATCCTAAAAAAGACTTAGAGAAAGGAATTGCCCTACAAGAAAAAATAGCTAAAAAAGGCGATACCGAAACTCAGTTAAGTTTAGGTAAATACTATCTTACCTTAGTTCCTGATACTACTACCCCTACTACTCAAAGAGTACAACCCAAACCTCAAACAGCTACCAACACTTCTACAACTACTCAACCTCGCAGAGGAGAGATAGCAATGCAGCACCGTTCGGCTATCAAAGCTGATGTACACCCTTCTGAACCTAAAAAAGGAATGAAATACATCAATGAAACTAAAGGGGTGTTTTGGCTTCAAAAAGCAGCCGAACAAAATAATGCCGATGCTCAAAATGAGTTAGGTAACTATTATGATGCAAAACAAGACTTTGCTCAAGCAATAAATCATTACCAAAAAGCAGCACAACGTAACTTGCCTGCTGGCCAATATAACTTGGGTAATTGTTATTATAATGGTACTGGTGCCGAACGTTCTTATGACAGAGCTGCCGATTTGTATAAGCAAGCAGCTCGTGAAGGCTACGCGGCTGCACAATACCGCTTAGGTCATTGCTACTATCATGGCGAAGGTATTGCACAGTCAGATAATCGTGCAGCCGACTGGTTCGAACAAGCTTGTGATAACGGTGAACAACGCGGATGTGAAATGCTTAGAGTAGTTACTACAAAAAAGTAG